A stretch of Rhododendron vialii isolate Sample 1 chromosome 4a, ASM3025357v1 DNA encodes these proteins:
- the LOC131322616 gene encoding epsin-3 isoform X2: MLLKPNCKLAEEATNNDPCSPDAKTMTQITQASFDIDDYWRIADILHRRFYSIDLKQWRQYYKSMALLEFLLTHGPEEFAGEFRRDYRTIQELGTFQHTDENGFDWGKTMRMRSERILELLSGGERLKQARLKALKITKEIQGFGSSTPSPSSSSPSKMWSAATFGLNSASSTPSRWEVGAKTKHDIDQYPSAKMGVVDSISIGEIESEEFSTPTGDRWNFEGSHCWERDCPPVEESGSLLDSEDEDDDGDGDGDGKEEEAKTYGFISGICSKFGGKSPSKFIKGEKVAFRSLSDVGKVRKKKVDHQFSKEY, translated from the exons ATGTTACTCAAGCCGAATTGTAA GTTGGCCGAGGAAGCAACAAATAATGATCCATGCAGTCCAGATGCAAAAACAATGACCCAGATAACTCAGGCATCCTTCGACATAGATGACTACTGGAGAATAGCTGATATCCTTCACAGGAG GTTCTATAGCATTGACTTGAAGCAATGGAGGCAATACTACAAATCCATGGCATTGCTCGAGTTCTTACTAACTCATGGTCCTGAAGAATTTGCTGGAGAATTCAGACGCGACTACCGTACCATCCAAGAGCTCGGAACGTTTCAACACACAGACGAAAATGG GTTCGATTGGGGGAAGACCATGCGAATGAGATCTGAGAGGATACTAGAGCTTCTAAGCGGAGGAGAAAGGCTAAAACAAGCGCGTTTGAAAGCTTTGAAAATCACAAAAGAAATCCAAGGTTTTGGGAGTTCAACGCCGTCTCCTTCATCATCCTCTCCCTCAAAAATGTGGAGTGCTGCGACTTTTGGCTTAAATTCCGCCTCCTCAACCCCTTCACGGTGGGAAGTAGGTGCAAAAACGAAACACGATATTGATCAATATCCAAGCGCTAAAATGGGTGTGGTAGATAGCATTTCAATAGGAGAAATTGAAAGCGAGGAATTTAGCACTCCAACCGGCGATAGATGGAATTTTGAGGGATCTCATTGTTGGGAACGGGATTGCCCTCCGGTAGAAGAATCCGGTTCCTTACTCGACtctgaagatgaagatgatgatggagatggagatggagatggaaaGGAGGAAGAAGCAAAAACATATGGTTTTATCAGTGGAATTTGCTCCAAATTTGGTGGAAAAAGCCCATCAAAATTTATCAAGGGTGAGAAAGTGGCATTTAGGAGCCTTTCCGATGTTGGTAAGGTGAGGAAGAAAAAGGTGGATCACCAATTTTCCAAGGAGTACTGA
- the LOC131322616 gene encoding epsin-3 isoform X1 has product MGTLFLGQIKKQASTFLHEKYKTARLVLSDVTQAELLAEEATNNDPCSPDAKTMTQITQASFDIDDYWRIADILHRRFYSIDLKQWRQYYKSMALLEFLLTHGPEEFAGEFRRDYRTIQELGTFQHTDENGFDWGKTMRMRSERILELLSGGERLKQARLKALKITKEIQGFGSSTPSPSSSSPSKMWSAATFGLNSASSTPSRWEVGAKTKHDIDQYPSAKMGVVDSISIGEIESEEFSTPTGDRWNFEGSHCWERDCPPVEESGSLLDSEDEDDDGDGDGDGKEEEAKTYGFISGICSKFGGKSPSKFIKGEKVAFRSLSDVGKVRKKKVDHQFSKEY; this is encoded by the exons ATGGGGACCTTGTTCCTGGGGCAGATTAAGAAGCAAGCATCCACTTTTCTACATGAGAAATACAAAACTGCTAGGCTGGTCTTAAGTGATGTTACTCAAGCCGAATT GTTGGCCGAGGAAGCAACAAATAATGATCCATGCAGTCCAGATGCAAAAACAATGACCCAGATAACTCAGGCATCCTTCGACATAGATGACTACTGGAGAATAGCTGATATCCTTCACAGGAG GTTCTATAGCATTGACTTGAAGCAATGGAGGCAATACTACAAATCCATGGCATTGCTCGAGTTCTTACTAACTCATGGTCCTGAAGAATTTGCTGGAGAATTCAGACGCGACTACCGTACCATCCAAGAGCTCGGAACGTTTCAACACACAGACGAAAATGG GTTCGATTGGGGGAAGACCATGCGAATGAGATCTGAGAGGATACTAGAGCTTCTAAGCGGAGGAGAAAGGCTAAAACAAGCGCGTTTGAAAGCTTTGAAAATCACAAAAGAAATCCAAGGTTTTGGGAGTTCAACGCCGTCTCCTTCATCATCCTCTCCCTCAAAAATGTGGAGTGCTGCGACTTTTGGCTTAAATTCCGCCTCCTCAACCCCTTCACGGTGGGAAGTAGGTGCAAAAACGAAACACGATATTGATCAATATCCAAGCGCTAAAATGGGTGTGGTAGATAGCATTTCAATAGGAGAAATTGAAAGCGAGGAATTTAGCACTCCAACCGGCGATAGATGGAATTTTGAGGGATCTCATTGTTGGGAACGGGATTGCCCTCCGGTAGAAGAATCCGGTTCCTTACTCGACtctgaagatgaagatgatgatggagatggagatggagatggaaaGGAGGAAGAAGCAAAAACATATGGTTTTATCAGTGGAATTTGCTCCAAATTTGGTGGAAAAAGCCCATCAAAATTTATCAAGGGTGAGAAAGTGGCATTTAGGAGCCTTTCCGATGTTGGTAAGGTGAGGAAGAAAAAGGTGGATCACCAATTTTCCAAGGAGTACTGA